A genomic region of Megalobrama amblycephala isolate DHTTF-2021 linkage group LG6, ASM1881202v1, whole genome shotgun sequence contains the following coding sequences:
- the dnajc3a gene encoding dnaJ homolog subfamily C member 3a, translated as MVAISPVAHKLLSYVPFLLVLIDLRYEGVNGGKDGGVENHLEMGKKLLAAGQLADALSHFHAAVDGDPKNYMAYYRRATVYLAMGKSKSALPDLSKVIELKPDFTSARLQRGNLLLKHGKLDEAENDFKKVLKSNPSSREEQEAHSQLKKSDEIQRLVAQAQNDFSRNDYISATSHLDIIIDTCVWDVDSREMRAECFIQLGEMGKAISDLKAASKLKSDNTQAFYKLSTIYYNLGDHEMSLNEVRECLKLDPDHKQCFSHYKQVKKLNKQIQAAEELIQQEKYSDAVSKYESVMKTEPNVPQFILNVKERICHCLSKDQQTARAITMCSEVLNADPHNVNALKDRAEAFLQDDQYEEAIKDFESAKEHSENDRQIKEGLERAQRLLKQSKKRDYYKILGVKRTAQKKEILKAYRKLAQQWHPDNFHDAEEKKKAEKKFIDIAQAKEVLTNPEMRSKFDQGEDPMDPESQQGGGHHHHHFHGGWENFQGFNPFGSGPFNFKFGFN; from the exons atggtTGCCATAAGTCCAGTGGCGCACAAATTACTAAGCTATGTTCCTTTTTTACTTGTTTTGATCGATCTTCGATACGAAG GAGTTAATGGTGGGAAGGATGGTGGAGTTGAGAATCATTTGGAGATGGGGAAGAAGCTTCTGGCCGCAGGACAGCTGGCCGATGCTCTATCTCACTTCCACGCTGCTGTCG ATGGTGACCCTAAAAATTACATGGCATACTATAGGAGAGCAACTGTGTACCTAGCTATGGGAAAGTCAAAATCTGCACTACCAGACCTCAGCAAAGTCATTGAGCTTAAACCGGATTTCACATCG GCTAGGCTTCAGAGAGGAAATCTACTGCTGAAACACGGCAAACTTGATGAAGCAGAAAATGATTTCAAAAAAGTG CTCAAATCAAATCCAAGCAGCAGGGAAGAGCAGGAGGCACACAGCCAGCTGAAGAAATCTGATGAAATTCAGAGACTGGTGGCCCAGGCACAGAACGATTTCAGCCGCAATGACTACATCTCAGCCACATCGCACCTCGACATCATCATTGAT ACATGTGTTTGGGATGTGGACTCCAGAGAGATGCGGGCCGAGTGTTTTATTCAGTTGGGTGAAATGGGCAAAGCCATCAGTGACCTCAAGGCTGCTTCAAAACTCAAAAGTGACAACACTCAGGCTTTCTACAAGCTCAGCACCATCTACTACAACTTGGGAGACCATGAGATGTCCCTCAA TGAAGTGAGGGAGTGTCTGAAACTGGACCCAGATCATAAGCAGTGCTTCAGCCACTACAAGCAAGTTAAGAAGCTCAACAAACAGATACAGGCTGCTGAAGAACTGATCCAGCAAGAGAA GTACAGTGATGCAGTTAGTAAATATGAATCTGTTATGAAGACTGAGCCAAATGTTCCTCAGTTCATACTGAATGTCAAAGAGCGCATATGCCACTGTTTGTCAAAG GACCAACAAACTGCTAGAGCCATTACAATGTGCAGTGAAGTTCTGAACGCAGACCCTCATAATGTGAATGCTTTAAAAGACAGAGCAGAGGCCTTCCTCCAGGATGACCAATATGAAGAAG CCATTAAGGACTTTGAGAGTGCTAAAGAACATAGTGAGAATGACCGGCAGATCAAGGAGGGTCTGGAGAGAGCACAGCGGCTCCTCAAACAGTCCAAGAAGAGGGATTACTACAAGATCCTGGGTGTAAAGAG AACCGCCCAAAAGAAAGAGATCCTAAAAGCATACAGAAAGTTGGCACAGCAGTGGCATCCAGACAACTTCCATGAtgcagaagaaaagaaaaaggcaGAGAAGAAGTTCATAGACATCGCTCAAGCCAAAGAAGTTCTCACCAACCCAG AGATGAGGAGTAAGTTTGACCAGGGCGAGGATCCCATGGACCCAGAGAGTCAGCAGGGTGGGGGACATCACCATCACCACTTCCACGGTGGCTGGGAGAACTTCCAGGGATTCAATCCTTTCGGTTCTGGACCATTTAATTTCAAATTCGGTTTCAACTAA